A genome region from Bufo gargarizans isolate SCDJY-AF-19 chromosome 2, ASM1485885v1, whole genome shotgun sequence includes the following:
- the LOC122927245 gene encoding lysozyme C-1-like, producing the protein MKVLLCLGFFLCFYLSSEAKIYTKCELYRLFQETGLSKFRGISAANWICLAYYESKYNTAAITRYWQSSDYGIFQINSKFWCNDGKTPGAVNACHMSCQSLLNDNIYDDIECAKRVARDPNGIRAWVAWRNHCRGKDLSQFTAGC; encoded by the exons ATGAAGGTCCTCCTTTGCCTTGGTTTCTTTCTGTGCTTCTATCTCAGCTCAGAAGCAAAAATCTATACCAAGTGCGAGTTATATAGACTCTTCCAGGAAACTGGACTTTCTAAATTTAGAGGCATCAGCGCTGCAAACT GGATATGTCTGGCCTACTATGAAAGCAAGTACAACACCGCAGCTATAACCAGGTATTGGCAAAGCAGTGACTATGGAATATTTCAGATCAACAGCAAATTTTGGTGCAATGATGGAAAGACACCAGGGGCAGTCAACGCTTGCCACATGAGCTGCCAGA GTCTCCTGAATGATAACATTTATGATGACATTGAGTGCGCTAAACGAGTTGCGCGGGACCCCAACGGCATCAGAGCTTG GGTTGCCTGGAGGAACCATTGCAGAGGAAAGGATTTGAGCCAATTTACAGCTGGATGCTAA